From one Salmo salar chromosome ssa09, Ssal_v3.1, whole genome shotgun sequence genomic stretch:
- the LOC106612760 gene encoding olfactory receptor 8I2-like — MEFNSSQQIVFVLHGLNVTQTNKHIYFSLTLILYLFTIFVNLIVIVTIFLEKMLHDPMYLFLCNLCINGIYGASAFYPKILYDLLFDSHVITYPGCMTQILVIYSFAFCEFTSLTVMAYDRYVAICKPLQYHSIMTTRKVWTLLLLTWLFSWLESSIGMGLTARLPLCGVNIDKLYCSNWAVVKLSCVDTTLNNLYGFILTFSHVSQTILILISYMNIIKASLHSRVQRKKFMQTCLPHLITLTNFTISLTFDVIYARYGSNTSLLALRNIMAVEFLVVPPLVNPIIYGMKLTQIRNRLMQMFNRKVAALI; from the coding sequence ATGGAGTTCAACTCCTCCCAGCAGATAGTGTTTGTGCTGCATGGACTGAACGtgacacagacaaacaaacacatctACTTCTCATTAACTCTCATCCTATACCTCTTCACCATTTTTGTAAATCTGATAGTGATCGTTACCATTTTTCTGGAGAAAATGTTGCATGACCCTATGTATTTATTTCTCTGTAATCTGTGCATTAATGGTATCTATGGCGCTTCAGCTTTCTACCCAAAGATACTTTATGACCTTTTATTTGACTCTCATGTGATAACATACCCTGGGTGCATGACCCAGATATTGGTAATCTACTCCTTTGCTTTCTGTGAATTCACCAGCTTGACAGTGATGGCATATGACAGGTATGTTGCCATCTGTAAACCGTTACAATACCACTCTATCATGACTACTCGAAAAGTGTGGACACTGCTTCTTCTTACGTGGCTTTTCTCATGGCTAGAAAGTAGCATTGGGATGGGACTAACAGCTAGGTTACCCCTCTGTGGCGTCAACATCGATAAACTCTACTGCTCAAACTGGGCCGTCGTAAAGCTCTCATGCGTTGACACCACTCTGAACAACCTCTACGGCTTCATTCTCACGTTTTCTCATGTTTCTCAAACAATACTCATCCTGATATCCTACATGAACATCATCAAAGCGTCTTTGCATTCCCGTGTGCAGAGAAAGAAATTCATGCAGACCTGTCTGCCTCATCTGATCACCCTCACTAACTTCACCATATCCCTCACCTTCGATGTGATCTACGCTCGCTACGGCAGCAACACCAGCCTGCTGGCCCTGAGGAATATCATGGCGGTGGAGTTCCTAGTTGTGCCTCCTCTGGTGAACCCTATTATATACGGGATGAAGCTCACTCAGATTCGGAATAGACTTATGCAGATGTTCAACCGGAAAGTTGCTGCCCTAATCTAA
- the LOC106612761 gene encoding olfactory receptor 1D2 — protein sequence MENSTQVEFFYLCGLQETFNNKSVYFILCLITYLLIITGNLTLIITIIQEKGLHEPMYIFLCSLCVNGLYGTTGFYPKFLLDLQSDVQVISYGGCLTQAYVIYTSIMCEVSILTVMSYDRYVAISRPLLYHTIVTSLTVRKLLLLSWCYPLFIALITVILTVRIPLCGSRIDKIFCDNPSILKHSCLPITINHILSYCIIVLHVLQILFIAFSYCQIVRTCVKSAEGRIKFTQTCVPHLLTMVIFITVTLFDILQGWNSDVNITLNMRNAMGVQFLVLPPVLNPVIYGLNLQQIRSAVFKMCNKHKIFDMRR from the coding sequence ATGGAGAACTCAACGCAGGTTGAATTCTTTTATCTATGTGGCTTACAAGAGACATTTAACAACAAATCAGTCTATTTTATCTTGTGTCTTATCACATACCTTCTCATCATCACTGGGAATCTGACTCTGATCATAACAATCATTCAGGAGAAAGGCCTCCATGAGCCCATGTATATCTTTCTGTGTAGTCTATGTGTCAATGGATTGTACGGAACCACTGGTTTCTACCCCAAGTTCTTATTGGACCTTCAGTCAGATGTTCAGGTGATATCTTATGGTGGATGTTTGACTCAGGCCTATGTAATATACACATCTATCATGTGTGAAGTTTCGATTCTAACAGTGATGTCTTACGACAGGTATGTGGCAATATCCAGAccattactataccataccattgTGACATCTTTAACTGTTAGAAAGTTACTCTTATTGTCTTGGTGTTATCCTTTATTTATAGCACTCATAACAGTTATTTTAACTGTCAGAATTCCTTTGTGTGGATCTCGCATTGATAAAATCTTCTGTGACAATCCGTCTATATTGAAGCATTCATGTTTACCCATAACCATCAATCATATTTTGAGCTATTGTATAATAGTGCTTCATGTTTTACAGATACTTTTCATTGCCTTTTCTTACTGTCAGATTGTAAGGACTTGTGTAAAGTCAGCTGAGGGAAGGATTAAGTTCACACAGACATGTGTGCCACATTTATTGACAATGGTTATTTTCATCACAGTGACCCTGTTTGACATTTTGCAAGGGTGGAATAGTGATGTTAATATTACACTAAATATGCGTAACGCAATGGGTGTACAATTCCTTGTTTTACCACCTGTCTTAAACCCTGTTATATATGGACTTAATCTCCAGCAGATTCGAAGTGCAGTTTTTAAAATGTGTAATAAACATAAAATCTTTGATATGAGACGTTAG